The genomic region CTGATATTTTTTAGGGTTGGCACTCGTTTTGGTAGAGTGCCAAATTGACGTTTTTTAAGAGGTCGGTGTGGGAAAGAAGCATATTTTAAATGAGCGGTCCTTGCTGCTATTGAAAGCGCTGATCGAACGTTACATCTCCGACGGACAGCCTGTCGGCTCGCGCGCCTTGTCGAAAGACTCCGAGTTCAAACTCAGTCCCGCAACGATAAGGAACGTGATGTCGGATCTGGAAGATCTGGGGTTGATCCATTCGCCGCATACCTCGGCCGGCCGGGTGCCGACCGTAAGCGGCTATCGTTTGTTCGTCGACATGCTGCTGACGGTCAAACCGCTGCAATCGGAGGAGTTTCTGAGATTGTCCAAAAGCCTGACGGCAAAGGACAATCCGGCCGACGTGATCGGCACGGCCTCCCGGCTGCTTTCCGAGCTGACCCAAATGGCGGGGGTAGTGACTTTGCCCAAAAGAGAGTTGCTCTATCTGCGCCATATCGAATTTTTACCGTTGTCGAATACCCGGGTCCTGGTCATTTTTGTCACTAACGAACAGGAAGTCCATAATAAAATCATTACCACGTCCAAACTTTTTACCTCCCCGGAATTGCAGCAGGCCGCCAATTATCTGAATTCGGTTTATTCCGGGAAGAGTCTGCTGACGATTCGCGAAGCGGTCCTGAAGGAACTTCAGGACGATCGGGAACGGATGAATCAGGTCATGCTGGATGCGATAAAAATGGCCCAATTGACGTTCGAATCGAGCACCGAAAAAGAAGATTTCGTGCTGACCGGCGAAACCAATCTCATGGATTTTTCCGAGCTGTCGGATCGGGATCAACTGAGACAACTGTTTGACGCTTTCAGCCAGAAACAGGGAGTGATCCACTTGCTCGACCAATGCATGAAGGCGGAAGGCGTTCAGATTTTTATCGGAGAAGAATCCGGCTATCAGGCCTTTCATCATTGCAGCCTGGTGACTTCTTCTTACTCGGTCAGCGATGAAGTCGTCGGCGTGCTCGGCGTGATAGGGCCTACGCGCATGGCTTATGAAAAAATCATTCCTTATGTCGACGTCACGGCGAAATTGTTGGGCGCGGCCTTGAATCCGAAATCTGCGTCCCCATCATAACAACCACAACTTCATTGGGGCGCTTCAAGCGCGTGGCTAACTATTTTTAAGGAATCTGCAATAATGAGTACCGATCAGGAAATACCTGCGAACCAGGTTAACACTGAAAATCCCGAAGTAACGGAAGTTTCCGCCGCGTCGGAAGCCGCCGAGTCCGAACGGGTCGCACCGGAACCGACTCTGGAAGAATTAAAGGAACAATTGGCCCAGGCCGAGAAAAGAGCCCAGGAGAACTGGGATAAAGCGGTCAGGGCTCAGGCTGAAATGGAGAATATGAAAAGAAGGACGCAGCGGGATCTTGAAAACGCTCATAAATTTGCCCTGGAGAATTTCGCAAAAGCTTTGTTGCCGGTCATGGACAGCCTGGAACTCGGCCTGCAGGCCGCCGGCGGTGATAGCCCGGAGGTACAAAAATTCAGGGAAGGCAGCGAACTGACGATCAAACAGTTCGAATCCGTATTTGCCAAATTCAATATCGTCACGATCGATCCGATGGGACAGCCTTTCAACGCCGAGCAGCATCAGGCCATGGCAATGCAGGAAGTGGAAGGCGCCCAGCCCAATACCGTAGCCAACGTTTTTCAAAAGGGTTACATGTTGAACGGCCGTTTATTGCGTCCCGCGATGGTTCTGGTGGCAAAGGGCGCCGAAAAGCCGTCCGGTAATGCACCGATCATCGATGAGCAGGCTTGAACTCGGTGAAACAGGCCTTATATCGTAATCAACAACTTTAACCTTATACTCATATTCAAGTCTGGAGCATTCAATGGCTAAAATTATCGGAATAGATTTAGGTACGACGAACTCTTGCGTGGCGGTACTGGAAAACGGCGTCGCAAAAGTGATCGAGAACAGCGAGGGCGCGCGTACGACTCCTTCCATCATCGCCTTTACCAGTGATGACGAAGTCCTGGTCGGGCAATCGGCGAAACGTCAGGCGGTGACCAATCCAAAAAATACGCTGTTTGCGATCAAACGTTTGATCGGCCGCCGTTTTAAGGACGACGTCGTACAAAAAGACATCAAAATGGTGCCCTATAAAATTGTCGAAGCCGAAAACGGCGACGCCTGGGTTGAAGTGCACGGCAAAAAGATGGCGGCTCCGGAAATTTCCGCGCGCGTGTTGATGAAGCTGAAAAAGGACGCCGAAGCGTATCTGGGCGAAGAAGTCAAGGAAGCGGTCATTACCGTTCCGGCGTATTTCAACGATTCGCAACGTCAGGCAACCAAAGACGCGGGCCGTATCGCCGGCCTGGAAGTGAAGCGCATCATCAACGAACCGACCGCATCGGCACTGGCCTTCGGCATGGACAAACCGAAAGGCGACACTAAAATTGCGGTGTATGACCTCGGCGGCGGCACTTTCGACATCTCGATCATCGAAATCGCCGAAATCGAAGGCGAGCACCAGTTTGAAGTGCTGTCGACCAACGGCGACACCTTCCTCGGCGGTGAAGACTTCGACTTGCGCGTGATCGAATATCTGGCCTCCGAATTTAAGAAGGAAAGCGGCGTCGATCTGCATAACGATCCTTTAGCGTTACAGCGCTTGAAAGAGGCGGCCGAGAAAGCTAAGATCGAACTGTCCTCGACTCAGCAAACCGACGTGAATCTGCCGTACATCACGGCCGATGCGACCGGCCCGAAACACTTGAACGTCAAGCTGACCCGGGCGAAGCTGGAATCGTTGGTCGAGGATTTGATTCTGAAAACCAAGGGCCCATGCGAAATCGCGTTGAAAGACGCCGGCTTGAAAGCCTCCGACATTCACGACGTGATCCTGGTGGGCGGACAAACCCGCATGCCGAAAGTACAGGAAATGGTGAAAAGCATTTTCGGCAGAGAGCCGCGCAAGGACGTCAATCCCGACGAAGCGGTCGCGCTCGGCGCCGCGATTCAGGCCGGGGTTCTGGGCGGCGAAGTCAAGGACGTCTTGTTGCTCGACGTGATTCCGTTGTCTTTGGGCATCGAAACGCTGGGCGGCGTCATGACCAAGCTGATCGAGAAAAATACCACGATACCGACCAATGCGTCGCAGGTGTTCTCCACGGCGGACGATAATCAGACCGCGGTGACCGTTCACGTCCTGCAAGGCGAACGGGAAAAAGCTTCGGCTAACAAGTCTTTGGGTCGTTTCGATTTGACCGATATTCCTCCGGCACCGCGCGGCATTCCGCAAATCGAGGTATCCTTCGACATCGACGCGAACGGTATTTTGAACGTATCGGCCAAGGACAAGGCCACCGGCAAGAAGCAGTCGATCGTGATCAAGGCTTCCAGCGGCCTGTCGGAAGATGAAGTCGAGCGCATGATCAAGGACGCCGAGGCGCATGCCGACGAAGACCGCAAGCTGACCGAGCTGGTCGCGGCGCGCAACCGCGCGGACAGCATGATTCATGCGACGGAAAAATCGTTGAAGGAATTGGGCGACCAGGTGGGCGCCGAAGAAAAGGCTGCCATCGAAAAAGCCATCGAGGATCTGAAGCATGCGGTCAAAGGCGACAGCAAAGAAGACATCGAAGCGAAAACCAATGAATTGACCGAGTTGTCGGGCAAGCTCGCCGAACGGGTTTATGCGCAAAAATCGGCCGCCGAAGGTGCCGGCGAAACCGAAGATGCCAAGCATTCGGGCGGGCACGCCGCCGACGAAGGCGTGGTCGATGCCGAATTCGAAGAGGTAAAGGACGATCACAAAAAATAAGATGAAAGCATGCCGCGCCCGAACCGGCGCGGTTTTTGACAACCCCGCGTGACGGCGGCATCTCCCGTGGATTCCCGGGAGCGGACTCAATATGGCGAAAGAAGATTATTACAAGCTTCTCGGCGTGGACAGAAACGCCAGTGATGCAGAAATCAAAAAAAGCTATCGCAGTAAAGCGATGAAATATCATCCGGATCGGAACAAGGACAATCCGGAAGAAGCTGAAGCCAAATTCAAGCAGATCAAAGAAGCCTACGAAGTATTATCGGATCCCAGAAAACGCGCAGCCTACGACCAGTTCGGCCACGCCGGCGTCGACGCCTCGATGGACGGAGGACACCACGGCGGCTTCGGCGCGGAAAGCTTCAGCGACATTTTCGGGGATGTTTTCGGCGACATATTCGGCGGCGGCAGACGCAGCAGCGTTCAGCGCGGCTCCGATTTGCGCTACAACCTGGAATTGTCTCTCGAAGAAGCGGTGGCCGGGACCGAGGCGAAAATTCGCGTGCCGGTCTTGGTGGCTTGCGGCGAATGCGCCGGCAGCGGCGCCAAAAAAGGCACCAGCCCGGTGGTGTGTTCGACCTGTCACGGTCATGGCCAGGTCCGGATGCAGCAGGGTTTCTTTTCCGTGCAGCAGACCTGTCCGACCTGCCGGGGCAGCGGCAAGCAGATCAAGGATCCCTGCGGTAAATGTTACGGCCAGGGGCGGGTCCAGGAAACCAAGACGCTTTCGGCGAAAATTCCCGCCGGCGTCGATACCGGCGACCGTATCCGTCTGGCCGGAGAAGGCGAGGCCGGGGAGAACGGAGGGCCGTCCGGCGATTTGTACGTTCAAATACAGGTCAAGGAACATCCAATCTTTACCCGGGACGGTGCCAATTTATACTGCGAAGTGCCGATCAGCTTTCCTACCGCCTGTCTCGGCGGGGAATTGCAGGTGCCCACGCTGGACGGCAAAGTCAATTTGAAGATTCCTGCGGAAACCCAGACCGGGAAAGTCTTCAGGCTCCGCGGCAAAGGCGTTAAACCGGTCAGGGGCGGAGCGGTCGGTGATCTGATGTGCCGGGTGCGTGTGGAAACTCCGGTGCATCTGACCAAAGAGCAAAAAGCTCTGATCGAGGAACTGAACGAGTCCTTGATGGGCGGCGGCAAACATCACAGTCCTCAGGAACACGGCTGGATGGACGGCGTTAAAAGTTTTTTCGATAAATTAACCGGATAATTTCATGATTCGTATCGCTGTTGCCGGAGCTTCCGGCCGGATGGGCTCCTCTTTGATCAAGGCGGCGGATATGGCGCCCAATGCCGAGCTGACGGTCGCGGTGTCGCGCCCGGAAAGCCTGGCCGTAGGCCGGGACGCCGGGGATCTGGCGGGCATCGGCCCCATTGGCGTGCACGTGACGGCGGACCTGGCCGAGGCCGCCGACCGGTTTGACGTGTTGATCGATTTTACCCGTCCCGAAATGTCCATGGCGCTTATCGACATCTGCCGGAGAAGCAGGAAAAAAATGGTGATCGGTACGACCGGCTTTAACGAGATGCAAAAATCGCACATTGCCGAGGCGGCCGGAGACATTGCGATCGTGCAGGCGCCCAACATGAGCGTCGGCGTCAATTTGTCGCTGAAACTGCTGGAAATGGCGGCCAGGGTGATGGGGGAAAACACCGACATAGAAATTATCGAAGCGCATCACCGGCACAAGATCGATGCGCCTTCCGGTACCGCCTTGCGCATGGGAGAAGTGATTGCGTCAACCCTGGGACGGGATTTAAAAGCATGTGCGGTTTACGGAAGAGAAGGCAATACCGGGGCAAGAGACAGGAACACCATCGGTTTTTCCACGATCCGGGCGGGCGATATCGTCGGCGAACACACGGTCATGTTCGCCGATGAAGGCGAGCGCCTGGAAATTACTCACAAAGCGTCCAGCCGCATGACCTTTGCCAATGGCGCGGTCAGGGCGGCATTGTGGTTGTCCGGCAAGGAATCGGGTTTATATGATATGCGGGATGTTTTGGGGTTGGCTTGAAACCCGAAAATTCCGATGTTTGATTCGACCGAGCACCTGAGCGGTCAGGCGGGTGTGGCTCTGGTTTTACTGGTTGACAGGTTTAAGGGCGGCTTATAAAGGTTAGCCTGGAAGTAATGATTGCCGGGATAAAGTGTGTCTGCAGTTTATCCGAGAATAAATTACTACCTTGAATTTGATTGGCGTCTGCGAAGACGTTCAGGCAAATTCATCCTAATAAAAACCTGTTTGATAAAGCGTAATAGGGCGTTTCGATACGCTCCAGTTTTAACCGAGTGCCTGCTATGAACAAACCAATCGATAACACCCATAATAAATTCAGAGCAAAGCTGGAAAAGCTTCTGGAAGGCAGCCAGATTTTTTTTAATGGAAACAATCCCTGGGATGTCCAGGTTTACAACCCGGACTTATACGAAAGAATATTGACCGAGGGGTCGGTCGGCCTAGGCGAGGCCTACATGGATGAATGGTGGAGCTGCGAGCAACTGGACGAGTTGTTCAATAAATTTTTTTCGGGTGTGCTGAGCACTCGGGTCAAGCTCGATCCGCATTCGATCAAAAACGGACTTTGGGCCTACTTTTCCAATCGGCAAAGCAGAAATCTGGCTTCCCGAATCATCAAGTATCATTATGACATAGGGAATGATTTGTACCGTTCGATGCTGGGCCGGCACCTGGCGTACAGTTGCGGCTATTGGAAGAACGCCAGGACTCTCGACGAGTCGCAGGAGCATAAATTCGATCTGATCTGCAGAAAACTGAATCTGCAGCCCGGCCAGAAAATACTCGACATGGGCTGTGGCTGGGGCGGATTCATGAAGTACGCGGCTGAGCATTATCGGGTGTCCTGCGTCGGGATCACTCTGTCGGAAGAACAGCACCGGTTTTGTATCGATTTATGCAAAGACTTGCCGATAGACATTCGTCTGGCCGATTACCGGGAACTGAACGAAACCTTCGATCATATCGTGTCGATCGGCATGTTCGAACACGTGGGTTACAAAAATTACGGCGAATACATGAATATCGCCCGTCGCTGCCTCAAGGACGACGGGTTGTTTCTTCTTCATTCCATCGGCGGCAACAAGTCGGTCATCGCCACCGATCCCTGGATGGAAAAATACATATTCCCGGGCGGCATGTTGCCTTCCATCAAACAAATCTCCAAGGCGACGGAAGGCAAATTCGTCATGGAGGACTGGCACAATTTCGGTGCCGACTACGACAAGACCTTGATGTGCTGGTTTGAGAATTTTTCCAAAAATTGGGATGCCATCAGCCATTTGTACGACAACCGTTTTTTTCGCATGTGGAAATATTACCTGCTGTCGTGCGCGGGCGCGTTCAGGGCGCGTGAAAACCAGCTCTGGCAGATCGTATTCTCCAAGCAAGGGGTCAGGACGGGTTATGCATCGGTTCGATGAGCGGAAAAAAAGCCGGCGGCTCCCGGCTCCGTTCAAAGAACAGTCGGGCTGCCACGCAATCGGTTTGTCGCACTGTGATTTCACCGGGCTGGAAACGACGAAAAAACGGCATTTATTTTTCGGAACATGGTATTAAAAAATTTGGTAATGACCCGGTGGTTATAATCTTGTAAAATTACCCGTGTTTGTATTTAGACAACGGGATGAATCTATAAAGATTCATCCCGTTTTGCACATTTAGAGGTGACGTGATTGAGTAAGCCCGCATTGTTGGTATTGGAAGATGGAACGGTGTTTAACGGTGTATCGATCGGCGCGGACGGGTGTCCCGTCGGCGAAGTCGTTTTTAATACGGCGATGACCGGGTATCAGGAAATATTGAGCGACCCCTCCTATGCCCGTCAGATAGTGACTTTAACTTACCCGCATATCGGCAACACCGGCGCAAACAGCGAAGATAATGAATCGGCCCGTATTTTTGCCAGCGGCCTGGTGATCAGAGATTTGCCGCTCGTGGCCAGCAACTGGCGAAGCGAAAGAACGTTGCAGCAGTATCTGGTCGAACATAACGTAGTGGCCATCGCCGACATAGACACCCGCAAGCTGACCCGGCTTTTGCGCGATAAAGGCGCGCAACGCGGCTGTCTCATGGCCGGAGAAAACGTCGACGTCGAGGCCGCGAAGGCGGCGATCGAGGAGTTTCCCGGATTGAAGGGCATGGATCTGGCCAAGGTCGTTTCCGTGTCCGAACCTTACGAATGGACCGAAAACGTCTGGCATCTTCGGAAAGGATACACCCAGGCCGATAATCTGCATTACCATGTGGTCGCTTACGACTTCGGCATCAAGCGCAACATCCTGCGTTTGCTGGCGAACCGTGGCTGCCGCGTTACCGTCGTGCCGGCAACGACCCCCGCCGGGGCGGTCCTGGAGATGAATCCGGACGGCGTCTTTCTTTCCAATGGACCGGGCGATCCGGAGCCTTGCACGTATGCGATCGAAGCGATTAAAGCCATTCTGGCCAAAAAAATTCCGGTCTTCGGCATTTGCCTCGGTCATCAGTTATTAGCCCTGGCCAGCGGCGCCAGAACCGAGAAAATGAAGTTCGGGCATCACGGCGCCAATCATCCGGTGCAGGAAACGGCCACGGGCCGGGTTCTGATCAG from Methylosarcina fibrata AML-C10 harbors:
- the dnaK gene encoding molecular chaperone DnaK, with protein sequence MAKIIGIDLGTTNSCVAVLENGVAKVIENSEGARTTPSIIAFTSDDEVLVGQSAKRQAVTNPKNTLFAIKRLIGRRFKDDVVQKDIKMVPYKIVEAENGDAWVEVHGKKMAAPEISARVLMKLKKDAEAYLGEEVKEAVITVPAYFNDSQRQATKDAGRIAGLEVKRIINEPTASALAFGMDKPKGDTKIAVYDLGGGTFDISIIEIAEIEGEHQFEVLSTNGDTFLGGEDFDLRVIEYLASEFKKESGVDLHNDPLALQRLKEAAEKAKIELSSTQQTDVNLPYITADATGPKHLNVKLTRAKLESLVEDLILKTKGPCEIALKDAGLKASDIHDVILVGGQTRMPKVQEMVKSIFGREPRKDVNPDEAVALGAAIQAGVLGGEVKDVLLLDVIPLSLGIETLGGVMTKLIEKNTTIPTNASQVFSTADDNQTAVTVHVLQGEREKASANKSLGRFDLTDIPPAPRGIPQIEVSFDIDANGILNVSAKDKATGKKQSIVIKASSGLSEDEVERMIKDAEAHADEDRKLTELVAARNRADSMIHATEKSLKELGDQVGAEEKAAIEKAIEDLKHAVKGDSKEDIEAKTNELTELSGKLAERVYAQKSAAEGAGETEDAKHSGGHAADEGVVDAEFEEVKDDHKK
- the grpE gene encoding nucleotide exchange factor GrpE, encoding MSTDQEIPANQVNTENPEVTEVSAASEAAESERVAPEPTLEELKEQLAQAEKRAQENWDKAVRAQAEMENMKRRTQRDLENAHKFALENFAKALLPVMDSLELGLQAAGGDSPEVQKFREGSELTIKQFESVFAKFNIVTIDPMGQPFNAEQHQAMAMQEVEGAQPNTVANVFQKGYMLNGRLLRPAMVLVAKGAEKPSGNAPIIDEQA
- the hrcA gene encoding heat-inducible transcriptional repressor HrcA, which gives rise to MLLLKALIERYISDGQPVGSRALSKDSEFKLSPATIRNVMSDLEDLGLIHSPHTSAGRVPTVSGYRLFVDMLLTVKPLQSEEFLRLSKSLTAKDNPADVIGTASRLLSELTQMAGVVTLPKRELLYLRHIEFLPLSNTRVLVIFVTNEQEVHNKIITTSKLFTSPELQQAANYLNSVYSGKSLLTIREAVLKELQDDRERMNQVMLDAIKMAQLTFESSTEKEDFVLTGETNLMDFSELSDRDQLRQLFDAFSQKQGVIHLLDQCMKAEGVQIFIGEESGYQAFHHCSLVTSSYSVSDEVVGVLGVIGPTRMAYEKIIPYVDVTAKLLGAALNPKSASPS
- the cfa gene encoding cyclopropane fatty acyl phospholipid synthase, which encodes MNKPIDNTHNKFRAKLEKLLEGSQIFFNGNNPWDVQVYNPDLYERILTEGSVGLGEAYMDEWWSCEQLDELFNKFFSGVLSTRVKLDPHSIKNGLWAYFSNRQSRNLASRIIKYHYDIGNDLYRSMLGRHLAYSCGYWKNARTLDESQEHKFDLICRKLNLQPGQKILDMGCGWGGFMKYAAEHYRVSCVGITLSEEQHRFCIDLCKDLPIDIRLADYRELNETFDHIVSIGMFEHVGYKNYGEYMNIARRCLKDDGLFLLHSIGGNKSVIATDPWMEKYIFPGGMLPSIKQISKATEGKFVMEDWHNFGADYDKTLMCWFENFSKNWDAISHLYDNRFFRMWKYYLLSCAGAFRARENQLWQIVFSKQGVRTGYASVR
- the dapB gene encoding 4-hydroxy-tetrahydrodipicolinate reductase; this translates as MIRIAVAGASGRMGSSLIKAADMAPNAELTVAVSRPESLAVGRDAGDLAGIGPIGVHVTADLAEAADRFDVLIDFTRPEMSMALIDICRRSRKKMVIGTTGFNEMQKSHIAEAAGDIAIVQAPNMSVGVNLSLKLLEMAARVMGENTDIEIIEAHHRHKIDAPSGTALRMGEVIASTLGRDLKACAVYGREGNTGARDRNTIGFSTIRAGDIVGEHTVMFADEGERLEITHKASSRMTFANGAVRAALWLSGKESGLYDMRDVLGLA
- the dnaJ gene encoding molecular chaperone DnaJ; protein product: MAKEDYYKLLGVDRNASDAEIKKSYRSKAMKYHPDRNKDNPEEAEAKFKQIKEAYEVLSDPRKRAAYDQFGHAGVDASMDGGHHGGFGAESFSDIFGDVFGDIFGGGRRSSVQRGSDLRYNLELSLEEAVAGTEAKIRVPVLVACGECAGSGAKKGTSPVVCSTCHGHGQVRMQQGFFSVQQTCPTCRGSGKQIKDPCGKCYGQGRVQETKTLSAKIPAGVDTGDRIRLAGEGEAGENGGPSGDLYVQIQVKEHPIFTRDGANLYCEVPISFPTACLGGELQVPTLDGKVNLKIPAETQTGKVFRLRGKGVKPVRGGAVGDLMCRVRVETPVHLTKEQKALIEELNESLMGGGKHHSPQEHGWMDGVKSFFDKLTG
- the carA gene encoding glutamine-hydrolyzing carbamoyl-phosphate synthase small subunit encodes the protein MSKPALLVLEDGTVFNGVSIGADGCPVGEVVFNTAMTGYQEILSDPSYARQIVTLTYPHIGNTGANSEDNESARIFASGLVIRDLPLVASNWRSERTLQQYLVEHNVVAIADIDTRKLTRLLRDKGAQRGCLMAGENVDVEAAKAAIEEFPGLKGMDLAKVVSVSEPYEWTENVWHLRKGYTQADNLHYHVVAYDFGIKRNILRLLANRGCRVTVVPATTPAGAVLEMNPDGVFLSNGPGDPEPCTYAIEAIKAILAKKIPVFGICLGHQLLALASGARTEKMKFGHHGANHPVQETATGRVLISSQNHGFAVNKDSLPGNLTATYYSLFDGSLQGVRRTDCPAMSFQGHPEASPGPHDVESLFDDFIEMMEKRR